One genomic region from Nymphaea colorata isolate Beijing-Zhang1983 chromosome 10, ASM883128v2, whole genome shotgun sequence encodes:
- the LOC116262236 gene encoding cyclin-dependent kinase E-1 — MGDGARGNKPAWLQQYEVIGKIGEGTYGLVFLAKSKLQSNRGKCIAIKKFKTSKDGDGVSPTAIREIMLLREISHENVVKLVNVHINPSDMSLYLAFDYAEHDLYEIIRHHREKVNHSINQYTVKSLLWQLLNGLNYLHSNWIIHRDLKPSNILVMGDGEEHGVVKIADFGLARIYQAPIKPLYENGVVVTIWYRAPELLLGAKHYTSAVDMWAVGCIFAELLTLKPLFQGVESKSTPNPFQVDQLDKIFKVLGHPTQERWPNLVNLPHWQQDQQHIQGHKYDNPGLHNIVNLPQRSPAYDLLSKMLEYDPRKRITAAQALEHEYFRVDPLPGRNALVSTQPGDKVVNYSARPVDTAIDFEGTTSVQHVPPVPAGNAHMAAAVNRPGGRPVMVGMQRMQNAGMPAFSLASQAGMAGLNPNNLPLQRGPAAQAQQLRRKEPGMGMQNPGYPQQKSRRF; from the exons ATGGGAGATGGGGCGAGGGGGAACAAACCTGCGTGGCTGCAGCAATACGAAGTCATCGGCAAGATCGGAGAGGGGACGTATGGTCTCGTTTTCCTCGCCAAGAGCAAGCTGCAGAGCAACCGCGGCAAATGCATCGCCATCAAGAAGTTCAAGACCTCCAAGGACGGGGATGGCGTTTCCCCCACAGCAATTCGTGAGATTATG TTGCTTAGGGAAATATCCCATGAAAATGTAGTCAAGCTTGTAAATGTGCACATTAATCCCTCAGACATGTCCTTGTATCTTGCATTTGACTATGCTGAGCACGATCTTTAT GAAATCATCAGGCACCACAGAGAAAAAGTCAACCATTCTATCAATCAATACACTGTCAAGTCGTTGCTCTGGCAGTTGCTTAATGGACTGAACTATCTTCACAG CAACTGGATCATACATCGAGATCTTAAGCCATCTAATATCCTG GTTATGGGGGATGGAGAAGAACATGGAGTAGTTAAAATTGCTGATTTTGGGCTCGCTAGAATTTACCAAGCTCCAATAAAACCTTTGTATGAAAATGGG GTTGTTGTAACTATTTGGTATCGTGCACCAGAGCTGCTTCTTGGGGCCAAACATTATACAAGTGCTGTGG ATATGTGGGCTGTTGGATGTATTTTTGCAGAACTGCTTACCTTAAAACCGCTGTTTCAAGGGGTGGAGAGTAAATCAACACCTAATCCTTTCCAG GTTGATCAACTTGACAAGATATTCAAGGTGTTAG GTCATCCCACCCAAGAAAGATGGCCTAATCTGGTTAATCTACCTCATTGGCAACAAGATCAGCAACATATTCAAGGACATAAATA CGATAATCCAGGTCTGCATAACATTGTCAATCTTCCTCAGAGAAGTCCTGCATATGACCTACTCTCCAAAATGCTTGA GTATGATCCACGGAAACGAATTACAGCAGCACAAGCTTTAGAGCATGA GTATTTTCGGGTGGATCCTTTACCAGGGCGCAA TGCACTTGTTTCTACCCAACCTGGGGACAAAGTCGTTAACTACTCTGCTCGTCCAGTGGACACAGCTATAGATTTTGAAGGGACAACAAGCGTTCAGCATGTTCCGCCG GTACCTGCAGGAAATGCACATATGGCTGCAGCTGTCAATAGGCCTGGTGGTCGTCCAGTGATGGTTGGCATGCAGAGGATGCAAAATGCAGGAATGCCAGCTTTTAGTTTGGCATCTCAAGCAGGCATGGCTGGCTTGAATCCTAACAACCTTCCATTGCAGCGTGGACCAGCAGCACAGGCTCAACAG CTGAGAAGGAAAGAACCGGGGATGGGAATGCAAAATCCAGGATATCCGCAGCAGAAATCCAGACGCTTTTGA